Proteins from one Gammaproteobacteria bacterium genomic window:
- a CDS encoding type II toxin-antitoxin system VapC family toxin — protein sequence MGLIIDTNVFIDAENERFELSRINRFSHYGEVYISVVTMSELLAGIHMAKSTHERVKRSAFVENILSHIPALSITEEVARTYAELCAYMMKSKSILKRNAHDLQIAATAITYGYAVLTSNKVDFQKIPGVIVESP from the coding sequence ATGGGGTTAATTATTGATACAAATGTATTTATTGATGCCGAAAACGAAAGGTTTGAGCTTAGTCGTATCAATCGATTTTCTCATTATGGTGAGGTTTATATTTCTGTGGTGACTATGTCTGAATTGCTAGCGGGAATTCATATGGCTAAGTCAACTCATGAGAGAGTAAAGCGAAGTGCATTCGTTGAAAATATTCTTTCGCATATTCCTGCATTAAGTATAACCGAAGAGGTTGCGAGAACCTATGCAGAGCTGTGTGCATATATGATGAAGTCAAAAAGTATTCTCAAACGAAATGCGCATGATTTACAAATTGCAGCAACTGCAATTACTTATGGGTATGCAGTATTAACAAGCAATAAAGTGGATTTTCAAAAAATTCCTGGTGTTATAGTGGAATCACCTTGA
- the ileS gene encoding isoleucine--tRNA ligase, which yields MIDYKHTLNLPETAFAMKANLPQNEPGRLKQWGASGLYEKIRTTFKGCPKFILHDGPPYANGKIHNGHAVNKILKDIVIKSKTLSGFDVPYVPGWDCHGLPIELNVEKKFGRPGVKLNHAEFRAACRTYAQQQVDLQRDAFIRLGVLGDWQKPYLTMDFSYEANQIRALTKIIDNGHLQKGYKPVYWCNDCRSSLALAEVEYQQKQSPSIYVEFPVVGEDYSVVIWTTTPWTLPANQAVALHPDFSYTLIEIDLDGIKKRILVAEALLLKALAELNLEAHRVIRVFSGQELESRLLEHPFYERNVPVVLSNHVTLEAGTGAVHIAPGHGMDDYQVGIKYGLPVDHPVGNDGCFIEGTPLFAGMHVTKANDAVIEVLKEKQHLLHHTRLEHSYPHCWRHKTPLIFRATPQWFISMSQNHLKETALEAIKNIKWIPEAGFNRIAAMISSSPDWCISRQRTWGVPLPLFTHKNTNELHPKTNELLEKVAMLVEQSGVQAWFDVDACDLLGDDAEHYEKSKDTLDVWLDSGLSHECVLRQRPELQFPADIYLEGSDQHRGWFQSSLLSSLAVSNQAPYKEVLTHGFVVDEKGYKMSKSLGNVIEPEQVIQAWGADILRLWVASTDYHGEIAFSNEILKRTADVYRRLRNTARYLLSNLHDFNPEIDLLPYEKLIALDQWALGHTHDVQGKLRNYFDNYEFHHVCQTIHNFCSVEMGGFYLDITKDRQYTMSKDSIGRRSAQSAMYHILHALVRWLAPIVSFTADEIWEHIPGKKENSVFLTQWYEKLHKLTDNALLNNQYWENLRKVRDEVNKEIERLRAAQVLGSALEAHVVLYVGDELYKQLTLLGEELRFVLIVSEIAVKKFSEKPADAVITFVPELALVVSAVPHKKCVRCWHRCEDIGSVEAHPELCGRCVSNIDGSGEVRQYA from the coding sequence ATGATCGATTACAAACACACTTTAAACTTACCTGAAACCGCTTTTGCGATGAAGGCAAATTTACCGCAAAACGAGCCCGGGCGATTAAAGCAATGGGGTGCCTCAGGCTTGTATGAAAAAATTCGTACGACGTTTAAAGGTTGTCCGAAATTTATTTTGCACGATGGCCCTCCTTATGCCAATGGCAAAATTCATAATGGTCACGCGGTCAATAAAATTTTAAAAGATATCGTCATAAAGTCAAAAACCTTGAGTGGCTTTGATGTACCTTATGTTCCAGGCTGGGATTGCCATGGTTTGCCGATTGAATTAAATGTTGAAAAGAAATTTGGACGACCCGGCGTCAAGTTAAATCATGCAGAATTCCGTGCAGCATGCCGAACGTATGCGCAACAACAAGTTGATTTACAGCGTGATGCGTTTATTCGTTTGGGAGTTTTGGGTGATTGGCAGAAGCCGTATTTAACCATGGATTTTTCTTATGAAGCCAATCAAATTCGTGCGCTTACTAAAATTATTGATAATGGCCATTTGCAAAAAGGTTATAAGCCTGTCTATTGGTGTAATGATTGTCGCTCTTCGTTGGCATTAGCAGAAGTGGAATATCAACAAAAACAATCGCCGTCGATTTACGTGGAGTTTCCAGTCGTTGGTGAAGATTATTCTGTCGTCATTTGGACCACAACTCCTTGGACATTGCCTGCCAATCAAGCGGTTGCATTGCATCCTGATTTTTCTTATACATTAATTGAGATCGATCTGGATGGAATAAAAAAACGTATTCTTGTCGCGGAGGCATTATTATTAAAGGCGCTTGCAGAATTAAATCTTGAAGCACATCGAGTGATACGAGTTTTTTCTGGGCAAGAATTAGAAAGTCGTTTATTAGAGCACCCTTTTTATGAACGTAATGTTCCGGTAGTGTTAAGCAATCATGTCACTTTGGAAGCAGGTACTGGCGCGGTACACATTGCTCCCGGTCATGGGATGGATGATTATCAAGTGGGTATTAAATATGGCTTGCCTGTGGATCATCCTGTCGGCAATGACGGTTGTTTTATCGAAGGAACTCCGTTATTTGCCGGGATGCACGTTACCAAAGCGAATGATGCCGTTATTGAAGTTTTAAAAGAAAAACAACATTTGCTACATCACACGCGTCTTGAGCATAGTTATCCGCATTGTTGGCGGCATAAAACACCGTTGATTTTTCGTGCGACGCCGCAATGGTTTATCAGTATGAGCCAAAACCATTTAAAAGAAACCGCATTGGAAGCGATTAAAAATATCAAGTGGATTCCAGAAGCGGGATTTAATCGTATCGCAGCGATGATTAGTAGCAGCCCTGATTGGTGTATTTCACGTCAACGCACCTGGGGTGTGCCATTGCCATTATTTACGCATAAAAACACCAATGAGCTACATCCTAAAACCAATGAGTTGCTTGAAAAAGTTGCGATGCTGGTTGAGCAATCAGGGGTGCAAGCATGGTTTGACGTGGACGCGTGCGATTTGCTGGGTGATGATGCGGAACACTATGAGAAAAGCAAAGATACGCTCGATGTGTGGTTAGATTCCGGTTTATCGCATGAGTGCGTTTTACGTCAACGTCCAGAATTACAATTTCCTGCGGATATTTATTTAGAAGGCTCAGATCAACATCGTGGTTGGTTTCAATCTTCTTTATTAAGTTCTTTGGCAGTTTCTAATCAAGCACCGTATAAAGAAGTATTGACCCATGGTTTTGTGGTCGATGAGAAAGGCTATAAAATGTCAAAATCACTGGGTAATGTGATTGAGCCAGAACAGGTGATTCAAGCCTGGGGCGCAGATATTTTGCGTTTATGGGTGGCATCAACCGATTATCATGGTGAAATTGCGTTTTCGAATGAAATTTTAAAACGTACTGCTGATGTATATCGTCGTTTGCGAAATACTGCGCGCTATTTATTATCGAATTTGCATGATTTTAATCCTGAGATAGATTTGTTGCCGTATGAAAAACTGATAGCGCTCGATCAATGGGCGTTGGGGCATACGCATGATGTGCAAGGGAAGTTAAGAAATTATTTTGATAACTATGAGTTTCATCATGTTTGCCAAACTATTCATAATTTCTGTTCAGTTGAAATGGGCGGTTTTTATTTAGATATCACTAAAGATCGGCAATATACTATGTCGAAAGATAGTATTGGTCGTCGCTCTGCGCAAAGTGCCATGTATCATATTTTACATGCGCTGGTGCGTTGGTTGGCGCCGATTGTTTCTTTCACGGCAGATGAAATTTGGGAGCATATTCCTGGTAAAAAAGAGAATTCGGTGTTTCTCACACAATGGTATGAAAAGTTACATAAGCTGACTGATAATGCCTTGTTAAACAATCAATATTGGGAAAATTTAAGGAAGGTGCGCGATGAAGTCAACAAAGAAATTGAACGATTACGCGCTGCACAAGTGCTAGGTTCTGCTCTAGAAGCACATGTTGTGCTTTATGTAGGCGATGAACTTTATAAGCAATTGACCTTGTTAGGTGAAGAGTTACGTTTTGTGTTGATTGTTTCAGAAATCGCAGTGAAAAAATTCAGTGAAAAACCTGCGGATGCCGTTATAACATTTGTGCCTGAATTGGCGCTGGTCGTTTCAGCTGTGCCACATAAAAAATGCGTACGATGTTGGCATCGATGTGAGGATATTGGCAGCGTAGAAGCTCATCCTGAGTTATGTGGACGATGTGTGTCAAATATTGATGGCAGTGGGGAGGTGCGACAGTATGCGTAA
- a CDS encoding DUF1778 domain-containing protein, which translates to MYQARPSESISINIRAKMHQRDLIDQAAERLDRSRSDFMLEAACLKAEEVLLDQAFFSVNFDTFQQVQALLDKPLPPTEKLYRLLKSNTPWEK; encoded by the coding sequence ATGTATCAAGCGCGTCCAAGCGAGTCTATTTCCATCAATATCCGAGCTAAAATGCATCAACGTGATCTGATTGATCAAGCTGCTGAACGCTTGGACCGCAGCAGGTCTGATTTTATGCTAGAAGCTGCTTGCCTCAAAGCAGAAGAAGTATTGCTAGATCAAGCATTTTTCTCGGTCAATTTTGATACTTTTCAGCAAGTTCAAGCACTGCTTGATAAGCCATTGCCGCCAACAGAGAAACTGTATCGCTTACTTAAATCTAATACTCCATGGGAAAAGTAA
- a CDS encoding type II toxin-antitoxin system PemK/MazF family toxin, protein MKPYTPQRNDIIWLDFEPTKGKEIGKYRPALTLSSFEYHQKTGLLICCPISASIRGSITEVTINNLDEPCVVAANLVHTLSWIERKAKFIIQAEENVMEEVLMRLIPLMGADKLYS, encoded by the coding sequence ATGAAGCCCTATACTCCGCAGCGCAACGATATTATCTGGCTTGATTTTGAGCCAACAAAAGGGAAAGAAATTGGAAAATACCGTCCGGCGTTAACGCTTTCCTCTTTTGAGTATCATCAAAAAACAGGGCTGCTGATTTGTTGCCCCATCAGTGCCAGTATCCGTGGCAGCATCACTGAAGTGACAATTAATAATCTTGATGAGCCATGCGTTGTTGCCGCAAATCTTGTACATACGCTTTCTTGGATAGAGCGAAAAGCGAAATTTATTATTCAAGCAGAAGAAAATGTGATGGAAGAGGTATTAATGAGACTTATCCCATTAATGGGCGCTGATAAATTATATTCATGA
- a CDS encoding AbrB/MazE/SpoVT family DNA-binding domain-containing protein yields MQAEYKVTLKENGRLVLPIKIREKLGVVAGDQLLFSMGDELKVTSLKASVRECQQIVKKYNVKNISLVDSLKKTRQEESNND; encoded by the coding sequence ATGCAAGCAGAATATAAAGTCACGCTAAAAGAAAACGGTCGATTAGTCTTACCAATAAAAATACGTGAAAAACTAGGTGTTGTTGCTGGCGATCAGTTGTTGTTTAGTATGGGAGACGAATTAAAGGTGACATCGTTAAAAGCATCCGTTCGAGAGTGTCAGCAAATAGTCAAAAAATATAATGTGAAAAATATTTCTCTGGTGGATTCTCTTAAGAAAACGCGACAAGAAGAATCAAATAATGACTAA
- a CDS encoding transcriptional regulator: MRTKVQCWGNSLAIRLTGAARTVPHFAENMFVDLEISEEGIHIRPEKKALKRLPLTEAQLLEGMTPALAHADELICPIQQEWSQE; this comes from the coding sequence ATGCGTACTAAGGTTCAGTGCTGGGGGAATAGTTTAGCTATTCGCTTAACGGGTGCGGCTAGGACTGTTCCTCATTTTGCAGAAAATATGTTTGTGGATCTTGAGATCTCAGAGGAAGGTATTCATATTCGCCCTGAAAAAAAAGCATTAAAGAGGCTGCCATTAACAGAAGCTCAGCTTTTGGAAGGAATGACACCTGCTTTAGCTCATGCTGATGAATTGATATGTCCAATTCAGCAAGAGTGGAGTCAGGAATGA
- a CDS encoding YihY family inner membrane protein, with the protein MRLITLLWVALRESFLQFFRQHYYIRCSALTYTSLLGFIPLISVLVAVFSKLPLMKDQLPKVQIFVLHNFLPEQGEKLFEYIEKFTEQATKLPWTQFIFLIFISGLLVLSVDRTINHVWKNQQHRSAFYSLLRSWIVICLTTVFLVLSLTLSSYVLSVPLFSHFYLRSILYDHASWWLPFLSSFFGFALLYIIMPNQKVPVKNALIGGGVVSILFEILKHCFAWYIRSIPTYNAIYGTLAVIPLFMIWIYFFWCIVIYGALVTKQLEGVGGCF; encoded by the coding sequence ATGCGATTGATAACGCTTTTGTGGGTTGCGCTGCGAGAGAGTTTTTTGCAGTTTTTTCGACAACATTATTATATTCGTTGCAGCGCTTTAACCTATACATCGCTTTTAGGCTTTATTCCTTTGATTTCTGTTTTAGTGGCTGTTTTCAGTAAACTTCCTTTGATGAAAGATCAATTACCAAAAGTGCAAATTTTTGTTTTGCATAATTTTCTTCCTGAACAAGGAGAAAAGTTATTTGAATATATTGAAAAATTTACAGAGCAAGCGACCAAGTTACCGTGGACACAATTTATATTTTTGATTTTTATAAGTGGTTTATTAGTGCTTTCTGTTGATAGAACAATTAACCATGTGTGGAAAAATCAGCAGCATCGGTCTGCTTTTTATAGTCTTTTGCGATCATGGATAGTGATATGTCTGACGACTGTTTTTTTGGTGTTAAGCTTAACGCTAAGTAGTTATGTGCTTTCAGTCCCGCTATTTAGTCATTTCTATTTAAGATCAATTCTCTATGACCATGCCTCATGGTGGTTGCCATTTTTGAGCAGCTTTTTTGGGTTTGCACTTTTATACATCATTATGCCTAATCAAAAAGTGCCGGTAAAAAATGCGCTGATAGGTGGCGGTGTCGTCAGTATTCTTTTTGAAATTTTGAAGCATTGCTTTGCTTGGTATATCAGATCAATCCCTACCTATAATGCGATTTATGGCACGCTTGCGGTGATCCCATTATTTATGATTTGGATATACTTTTTCTGGTGTATCGTCATTTATGGCGCTTTGGTGACGAAGCAATTAGAAGGGGTAGGTGGTTGTTTCTAA
- a CDS encoding inorganic phosphate transporter: MCDLYFVFFIVFIAFVFEFINGFHDAANSIATIVATGVLRPFAAVLWAAFFNFIAFMVFHLSVANTFGVGLVNPSEITPYVIFSALSGAIIFNLITWYFGIPASSSHALIGGLMGAVLAQSGWHNLEWLGLGKTFVAILISPILGMLLSITLIKLLRRVLKEKRKHFDSHFQLLSSALLSLGHGGNDAQKTMGIIALLLLSSGLISDFHVPFWVMMSCSIVMGVGTLAGGWRIVKTVGERITKLTPETGAAAETGSALVLFIATYLGIPVSTTHIVIGSVAGVGIQRGWKGINWQVLKRITISWLLTIPCAGLFAACFIWVHSAFFV, translated from the coding sequence ATGTGCGACCTCTATTTTGTTTTTTTCATTGTTTTTATTGCTTTTGTCTTTGAGTTTATCAATGGTTTTCATGATGCGGCGAATTCAATTGCTACTATAGTAGCCACTGGAGTCTTGAGGCCATTCGCAGCCGTACTTTGGGCAGCTTTTTTTAATTTTATTGCCTTTATGGTTTTTCATCTAAGTGTGGCTAATACTTTTGGAGTAGGGTTGGTTAATCCTTCTGAGATAACGCCGTATGTTATTTTTTCTGCATTATCAGGCGCTATTATCTTTAATTTAATTACTTGGTATTTTGGTATACCGGCGAGTTCTTCACATGCATTAATTGGTGGCCTTATGGGCGCTGTGTTAGCTCAAAGTGGTTGGCATAATCTAGAATGGCTGGGTTTAGGTAAAACGTTTGTGGCGATTTTAATTTCACCTATTTTAGGGATGTTGTTAAGCATCACTTTAATAAAGTTATTGAGAAGGGTGTTGAAAGAAAAAAGAAAGCATTTTGATAGTCATTTTCAACTACTTTCATCTGCATTATTAAGCTTGGGGCATGGTGGAAATGATGCACAAAAAACCATGGGTATTATTGCACTGCTACTGCTTTCATCGGGTTTGATCTCTGACTTTCATGTGCCATTTTGGGTGATGATGAGTTGTAGTATTGTAATGGGGGTTGGGACATTGGCAGGCGGCTGGCGTATTGTCAAAACGGTGGGCGAAAGAATTACTAAGCTAACTCCGGAGACTGGGGCGGCTGCAGAAACAGGTTCAGCATTAGTGTTATTTATTGCCACTTATTTAGGTATTCCAGTTTCTACGACTCATATTGTCATTGGCTCGGTTGCGGGCGTTGGTATTCAACGGGGGTGGAAAGGAATCAATTGGCAAGTGTTGAAGCGCATCACCATTTCATGGTTGTTAACCATTCCTTGTGCCGGTTTGTTTGCTGCTTGCTTTATTTGGGTTCACAGCGCTTTTTTTGTTTAA
- a CDS encoding type II toxin-antitoxin system VapC family toxin, translating to MTKSIVLDASALLALFNDEPGALVVENSLSHSFVSAVNAAEVITELYIKLAIPVEQAKEMVATLVNKIVPFDLTLAAEAARLRKETKFLGLSLGDRACLALAKALRLPVYTADKAWGKLDFPCEIILIR from the coding sequence ATGACTAAATCTATTGTGTTAGATGCTTCTGCATTACTTGCTTTGTTTAATGATGAGCCGGGCGCTTTGGTAGTAGAAAATAGTCTTTCACATTCTTTTGTATCTGCTGTCAATGCAGCTGAAGTTATTACAGAGCTATATATTAAGCTTGCTATTCCTGTTGAACAAGCCAAAGAAATGGTAGCTACGCTTGTGAACAAAATAGTGCCTTTTGATTTAACGTTAGCGGCAGAAGCAGCGAGGCTTAGAAAGGAAACAAAATTTCTCGGTTTATCATTAGGCGATCGCGCTTGCCTTGCTTTGGCGAAAGCGCTGCGCTTGCCAGTGTATACTGCAGACAAAGCATGGGGAAAGCTAGATTTTCCTTGTGAAATCATTTTAATCAGGTAG
- a CDS encoding lipoprotein signal peptidase, translating into MRKYKFYWHQLAWLWLSAALIVLDQLTKKIALYYLSGGQVKTLFPLLDFSLAFNRGAAFSFLNSAGGWQNIFFVTLAIIFSLAMVIWMLRNAHAGQNMSVALIIGGAFGNVVDRLHYGYVIDFIDLHIGQYHWPTFNVADSAICVGVFMLLALTIFSKKVV; encoded by the coding sequence ATGCGTAAATATAAGTTTTATTGGCATCAACTGGCCTGGCTGTGGTTAAGCGCCGCATTAATTGTATTGGATCAGTTAACCAAAAAAATAGCGCTGTATTATCTTTCTGGGGGTCAGGTTAAAACGTTGTTTCCGCTGCTTGATTTTTCTTTAGCGTTTAATCGCGGCGCGGCATTTAGCTTTTTAAACTCAGCAGGGGGTTGGCAAAATATTTTTTTTGTTACATTGGCAATCATATTTTCATTGGCAATGGTGATATGGATGCTGCGCAATGCGCACGCTGGTCAAAATATGAGTGTTGCGCTGATTATCGGCGGCGCATTCGGGAATGTCGTTGATCGCTTGCATTATGGCTATGTCATAGATTTTATTGATCTTCATATAGGCCAATATCATTGGCCGACATTTAATGTTGCAGATAGTGCGATTTGTGTTGGAGTATTTATGTTGTTAGCGTTAACTATTTTTTCAAAAAAAGTGGTATAA
- a CDS encoding FKBP-type peptidyl-prolyl cis-trans isomerase, which produces MSNQYIQVGSTVVMHFTIKLSDNSVAETTKKTTPARFTLTEESLQDPVERALVGKQAGEKVRVELSPEQGYGPVLEANIHTVEYRRFPPDAKLHVGDIYSFDKPNGESLTGVVMSIENEIVVVDFNHPLAGKTLLCEMEILEVNAPEVLASEATLCD; this is translated from the coding sequence ATGAGCAATCAATATATTCAAGTCGGCAGCACAGTGGTCATGCACTTCACAATCAAATTAAGTGATAACTCTGTCGCTGAAACAACCAAAAAAACAACACCAGCGCGTTTTACCTTAACTGAGGAAAGTTTACAAGATCCAGTAGAGCGCGCATTAGTCGGTAAGCAAGCGGGGGAAAAAGTGCGTGTTGAGCTTTCACCCGAACAAGGTTACGGGCCTGTGCTTGAAGCGAATATTCACACAGTCGAGTATCGACGGTTTCCTCCAGATGCAAAGTTACACGTGGGCGATATTTATAGCTTTGACAAACCCAATGGAGAGTCATTGACAGGTGTTGTGATGTCAATAGAGAATGAAATCGTTGTGGTTGATTTTAATCATCCATTGGCCGGAAAAACTTTACTATGTGAAATGGAAATTCTTGAGGTGAACGCGCCAGAGGTTTTGGCTTCAGAAGCAACTTTATGCGATTGA